From Spartinivicinus ruber, the proteins below share one genomic window:
- a CDS encoding cupin domain-containing protein, with protein MNLLGNLPIATFLKDYWQKQPLLIKQALPRFEAPISPDELAGLALEPEIESRIIQTQVGNQPWALRRGPFSEETFAELGDKDWTLLVQAVDHWVPEVAELLNTVSFLPSWRLDDIMISFAATGGSVGPHYDNYDVFLLQAEGTREWQLGGHCDSDTPLICHPDLQILEQFSAEQTYTLEPGDVLYLPPQIAHYGVALTPGMTFSIGFRAPAYADMIGLYADFIASELVAEQRYHDPELEENVKPGKIDATTLNRLRQQLLKVIDQPDKLAQWFGEHMTEPKYSTPPVLAKEQLEPAAITEISNLLQQGYQIILNLGARLAYSEINQELLVFADGVSVTTSKEALPIIQQLCERHPVTWHHLQSKSEAVLTLLATLCAMETVTIHDDDTDGSI; from the coding sequence ATGAACTTATTGGGCAACCTGCCAATAGCCACTTTTTTAAAAGACTACTGGCAAAAACAACCCTTGCTGATTAAACAGGCGCTTCCTCGGTTTGAAGCCCCCATCAGTCCCGACGAGCTAGCAGGTTTAGCATTAGAACCAGAAATTGAGTCGCGCATTATCCAAACCCAGGTGGGGAATCAACCCTGGGCATTACGCCGTGGGCCATTCAGTGAAGAGACCTTTGCTGAATTGGGTGATAAAGACTGGACCTTACTGGTCCAGGCGGTTGATCATTGGGTACCTGAAGTCGCAGAATTGCTCAACACGGTTAGCTTTTTACCCAGCTGGCGTTTGGATGACATCATGATCAGCTTTGCGGCAACAGGAGGAAGTGTAGGACCTCATTATGACAACTATGATGTGTTCTTGCTCCAGGCTGAGGGCACTCGTGAATGGCAGTTAGGAGGTCACTGTGACAGTGATACCCCGTTAATTTGCCACCCCGACCTGCAAATCCTTGAGCAGTTTTCTGCTGAACAAACCTATACATTGGAACCTGGGGATGTGCTCTATCTTCCCCCACAGATAGCACACTACGGGGTTGCTCTGACACCTGGCATGACATTCTCTATTGGCTTTCGTGCCCCCGCCTATGCCGATATGATTGGCTTGTATGCTGACTTTATCGCTAGCGAGCTGGTAGCCGAGCAACGTTATCATGATCCAGAACTAGAAGAAAACGTTAAGCCAGGCAAAATCGATGCAACGACCTTAAATCGGCTCCGCCAGCAACTGCTTAAGGTTATTGATCAGCCCGATAAGCTAGCTCAGTGGTTTGGTGAACACATGACCGAACCCAAATACAGCACCCCACCAGTATTAGCCAAAGAGCAGTTGGAACCAGCCGCCATAACAGAAATATCTAATTTATTACAACAAGGTTACCAAATTATCCTTAACCTTGGCGCTCGTCTGGCCTATAGTGAAATTAATCAAGAGCTCTTGGTGTTTGCTGATGGTGTGTCGGTCACCACTTCGAAAGAAGCACTGCCTATCATTCAACAGCTGTGCGAGCGCCACCCCGTTACTTGGCATCACCTGCAGTCGAAATCGGAAGCTGTGCTAACGCTTCTTGCAACTCTATGCGCAATGGAAACAGTGACGATTCATGACGACGACACTGATGGAAGCATTTAA